In Sebaldella termitidis ATCC 33386, one DNA window encodes the following:
- a CDS encoding PTS system mannose/fructose/N-acetylgalactosamine-transporter subunit IIB, producing the protein MAVSFVRIDDRMIHGQTCTRWALEYPCDGLVAVNDLAATNPTLKAAYKNASGKKTFVWTYDEWKEKCQKVLDSKDRYFLITKEPILMAKILVDDKFDPGVREVNIGPCNDRPGAVKLGNNQSITQEEAEAIERIMQAGYNVEFALLKDEAIGNWKKFRDKFGFK; encoded by the coding sequence ATGGCAGTTTCATTTGTAAGAATAGACGACAGGATGATACACGGACAGACATGTACACGTTGGGCACTGGAATATCCATGTGACGGACTTGTTGCCGTAAATGATCTGGCAGCAACAAATCCTACACTGAAAGCAGCATATAAAAATGCCAGCGGAAAAAAGACATTTGTATGGACCTATGACGAATGGAAGGAAAAATGTCAGAAAGTACTGGATAGTAAAGACCGTTATTTTCTGATAACAAAAGAACCGATATTAATGGCTAAAATACTTGTGGACGATAAATTTGATCCGGGAGTAAGAGAAGTAAATATAGGACCCTGCAACGACAGACCAGGAGCTGTAAAGCTGGGAAATAACCAGTCCATCACACAGGAAGAAGCAGAGGCAATAGAAAGAATTATGCAGGCAGGTTATAATGTGGAATTTGCACTGCTGAAAGATGAAGCAATAGGAAACTGGAAAAAATTCAGAGATAAATTCGGATTTAAATAG
- a CDS encoding PTS sugar transporter subunit IIA translates to MKHVILVSHGTFAPGLHNALNMLAGAKKEELKSTSLQDGMGIDIFENNFTDLIKDITEKDKIVLLADIIGGSPMTAALNILTEKGFIKNTAAFGGMNLSMGLTAVLEDEHDMEALKKAILSEALESVAEFQFDFSGEEEEI, encoded by the coding sequence GTGAAACATGTGATATTAGTGAGTCATGGAACATTTGCCCCCGGACTTCATAATGCTCTGAATATGCTTGCAGGAGCTAAGAAGGAAGAGCTGAAAAGTACCAGCTTACAGGATGGAATGGGTATTGATATTTTTGAAAATAATTTTACAGATTTGATTAAAGATATCACAGAAAAAGATAAAATAGTACTGCTTGCTGATATTATAGGAGGTTCTCCTATGACTGCGGCGCTTAATATTCTTACGGAAAAAGGATTCATAAAAAATACCGCTGCATTCGGAGGGATGAACCTGTCAATGGGACTTACGGCAGTGCTGGAGGACGAGCATGATATGGAAGCTTTGAAAAAAGCAATATTAAGTGAAGCATTAGAGTCAGTAGCAGAATTTCAATTTGACTTTTCTGGTGAAGAGGAAGAAATCTAA
- a CDS encoding CPBP family intramembrane glutamic endopeptidase, with the protein MKIIKATLLTILYCTIYYFFQFITGIVIYKTTDFHINGIGTVLCITVILSAILSFIAYQGIFFLRKMKIIKICNFKKLKFSYIPTAFILGISICLLNSSLTAVLAKIDFFEYHILKYQSLNFWIGETNTVFLVLALAITAPLIEEIIFRGMIFHELKQIMPVIPAVIIQGLLFGIYHFNIVQFIYASFLGIMFGLVYSWTQNLWIPVILHFSNNIMAVTAAKQPGTESLEGPDIRIFLISLTVTVLLCLFFYKRRVTDYHE; encoded by the coding sequence ATGAAAATAATAAAAGCAACATTACTTACAATTTTATACTGTACTATTTATTACTTCTTCCAGTTTATTACAGGGATTGTTATTTATAAAACAACAGATTTTCATATAAATGGAATCGGCACTGTACTATGTATCACGGTTATATTATCAGCAATACTCTCGTTTATTGCTTATCAGGGAATATTTTTTCTGCGAAAAATGAAAATAATTAAAATATGTAATTTTAAAAAACTGAAATTTTCATATATTCCGACAGCTTTCATCCTCGGTATATCTATTTGCCTGCTGAATTCTTCCTTAACAGCAGTATTGGCAAAAATTGATTTTTTTGAATATCATATCCTGAAATATCAGTCGCTTAATTTCTGGATAGGAGAGACAAATACTGTTTTTTTAGTTCTGGCTCTTGCAATTACTGCTCCTTTAATTGAAGAAATTATATTCAGAGGTATGATTTTCCATGAATTAAAGCAAATTATGCCTGTGATTCCTGCTGTAATTATTCAGGGTCTGCTATTCGGAATATACCATTTTAATATTGTCCAGTTTATATATGCTTCATTTTTAGGTATTATGTTCGGTCTGGTTTACAGCTGGACGCAAAATCTCTGGATACCTGTTATCCTTCATTTTTCCAATAATATAATGGCGGTTACCGCAGCGAAACAGCCCGGAACCGAAAGTCTTGAAGGTCCTGATATCCGGATATTTCTCATATCCCTTACGGTAACTGTTCTGCTTTGCTTATTTTTCTATAAAAGAAGAGTAACCGATTATCATGAATAA
- the rpiB gene encoding ribose 5-phosphate isomerase B: MKLAIGSDHVGLELKPIIIDYLKELGHEVEDFGPYTAERTDYPVYGKKVAEEVVSGNFDLGILICGTGVGISIAANKVKGIRAVVCSEPYSAKLSREHNNTNILAFGARVIGSELAKMIVKEWLDAEFEGERHANRVKMISEIENER, from the coding sequence ATGAAATTAGCAATAGGAAGTGATCATGTCGGATTGGAATTAAAGCCGATAATTATTGATTATTTGAAAGAGCTGGGACATGAAGTGGAAGATTTTGGTCCGTATACAGCAGAAAGAACAGATTATCCTGTTTATGGCAAAAAGGTAGCAGAGGAAGTAGTAAGCGGTAATTTTGATCTTGGAATTTTGATATGCGGTACAGGAGTAGGAATCTCTATAGCTGCCAATAAAGTAAAGGGAATACGTGCTGTGGTGTGCAGCGAGCCTTACTCGGCAAAGTTATCAAGAGAGCATAATAATACAAATATACTGGCTTTTGGTGCAAGAGTCATAGGAAGCGAGCTTGCCAAGATGATAGTAAAAGAATGGCTTGATGCCGAATTTGAAGGTGAGCGTCATGCGAACCGTGTAAAAATGATAAGTGAAATAGAAAACGAAAGATAG
- a CDS encoding LacI family DNA-binding transcriptional regulator, whose translation MKKKNLSIKEIAKLSNVSVATVSRVINNRSGFSAETREKVLKVINETGYEANNIAKSLRMSRSHSIGIIVPDIGNFFFADIVQKIEELLFERSYATIICNTARSSSKEKAYLKMLESKMIDGLIVISGAEQFELGNINSDFPLICIDRMPKNPESTIFISSNHYQGAFEATELLLSKNCKNLCIALHRKTSSASRERLKGFKDALKKNSIQYNEKNNFLYLPAEKTDNKVSVIKKYLKSNPDIDGIFAVNDNIALVLLDILPQLGKNIPEDIKLIGFDNTSGAYYCKPKLSSVKQNTSKLAQRTVDSLLDIINGKREQVDKYQLESVQLVLRESTD comes from the coding sequence ATGAAAAAGAAGAATCTATCCATTAAAGAAATCGCAAAATTAAGTAATGTTTCAGTTGCCACTGTTTCAAGAGTAATAAATAACAGAAGCGGCTTTTCTGCCGAGACCAGGGAAAAGGTACTGAAAGTGATAAATGAAACAGGATATGAAGCAAATAATATTGCCAAAAGCCTCAGAATGAGCAGATCCCATTCTATCGGAATAATTGTTCCTGATATAGGAAATTTCTTTTTTGCAGATATTGTCCAGAAAATTGAAGAACTATTATTTGAAAGAAGCTATGCTACTATTATATGCAATACTGCCAGAAGCAGCTCCAAGGAAAAAGCATATTTAAAAATGCTTGAAAGTAAGATGATCGATGGTCTGATAGTTATTTCCGGAGCTGAACAGTTCGAACTGGGAAATATAAATTCCGATTTCCCGTTAATATGTATTGACAGAATGCCTAAAAACCCTGAATCTACTATATTTATATCTTCAAATCATTATCAGGGAGCTTTTGAAGCTACAGAACTGCTTTTATCCAAAAACTGTAAGAATCTGTGTATCGCTCTCCACAGAAAAACTTCTTCTGCTTCCCGGGAACGCTTAAAGGGATTCAAAGATGCGCTCAAAAAAAATAGTATCCAGTATAATGAAAAGAATAATTTTTTATACTTACCCGCAGAAAAGACAGATAACAAAGTCTCTGTAATAAAAAAATATCTGAAAAGCAACCCTGATATTGACGGTATTTTTGCTGTTAATGATAATATTGCCCTTGTTCTTCTGGATATCCTGCCTCAGCTGGGTAAAAATATTCCGGAAGATATAAAGCTTATAGGTTTTGACAATACCTCCGGTGCATATTACTGCAAACCTAAGCTGTCGTCTGTAAAACAGAATACTTCCAAACTTGCCCAAAGAACTGTTGACAGCCTGCTTGATATAATTAACGGCAAAAGAGAACAGGTGGATAAATATCAGCTGGAATCTGTTCAGCTGGTTTTAAGAGAAAGTACAGATTAA
- a CDS encoding autotransporter domain-containing protein has protein sequence MKNKNKLLLFLALNAASSFVSAKEIGYDKMYDKITKNITTGKSNNDSYKLIERILVQRNRELKDLYAQGDYIVKPEYLEWQIFATGFYAERGNGDNTSGNARYNSKTEGYFDENGKYVSSSSGKPYKDKQEPKTIELGISIPLKGINREGLQVNINPNVTKPLISAIQGMNPVNSLDVPVLELFEFNPLKPEIIPLTPAAVSITPPNLAVYNHGQPDLVYGRDTNLPAGTYKTSDPLNLISGDGVVDAIIDYSGASGVRTSDAASTMIVDIAGKKAVSIDGSTVDFYGNGTMELNAINTAGIAMESNPSSSPKATNVGTINGNNNSQAALIFINEQSYSADSYALTNNGTVIMNGNSSLGMAINSAAGGHLVTAVNNKNITMNGSGSYGLVIMAGSNLRAGSLIENSSTGNITIKEENSGGLVVLSGGVNAKNDGVIDLTSTAKNSFGIYATSANTNAIANNGNINIAGENSIGLRSEGGTLVSGTNGVVDITGGSGNIGMYASSGSVTNNGEIKITGGTQNKAFFITGAGSTGTSTNKVDINADESYGVIVTNGGQYTGSGTFSISGDNSYGFVAKGGTINGGSSLTADLTGEKSVAVYAGDSTTASLVTLTGGTINVKDGGVNFGAGQNGTLNLNNMNFTVGSQSLGFFTQDNGNIIIQNSTGTIKGGTTSADRGTAFSVKGSGIGVTEVNSIADLSTLLTASGINPTNLTLTMESDSRLLSLSEASVKLSVISSINSSPISLPGVTINGNDYKTMLVYKGLLNIDEEVNLDDPMSDYSRVEMANSTILNNNVIKGAGNSQQGMAQANGVGLPKSVVTLTNNGTINLGGQESVGIYADYGIINNNNTIDTQGNKSFGIFGVNGTEITTAAGSTIKAGNNGAGIVAQSYIIDKLTGLIVSNGYGDGTFEVDHSGVITMLGTDSFGIFADNNDTNSLTNIAARKVTLNAGSMIDMSGTASKGTALYINKGTLTTSGDMKVGNEGVGIYANDSNVSLNGGTIDIIGSDSTGIYLDGTTTLTATGGTINVKGDNATVFFVNSLATAAGLDNVTVNADPGLKITLANVKNNNFTYNGALNNAGKDSVLIAGDNSTIVFGTGAVINSTSENVAGMSAKGGSAVNKGTLTLTGTNSIGIYAENAGSSNEGNIILGSSGVGIYNENGTASNISGKIEMGNNGVGIFGSDSAAINNDALISSIGNSAIGIYADGNTAGTTITNDYLGKIDISGENAIGIYTAGTTAKTVINNGEIKVGNSSDASNPSIGIYNNILGSTIQNNGVLTLGTNSLGIFDKGGSVTENGTLNVGSMGTGILSENGTVNITTSSVMNITGTDAIGVYGKNNAAVTNASSGITLGDGSYGFVLETGSGLTNTGSITLGDSSIFVYGNGAGIITSSNTASITASGSENVVFYTVNGGTIKNDSSITADTGIGNIGIYNNGGSIENNGNISLGDSLLFKNNGVIDPDQSKYSVGIYAEGSTVLNTGNISLGADAVGIYVKDNTVMAVNHGNITAGTSSAPKAGAIGIFAEGGAGIENFGNITLYGDNSIGIAGKNAANIINHGIITVSGNEAVGIYGTLNTSVENKGTINISGTDSVGIMAPNGKIINEGTINYTNGAFAVKEQDSYPLPELVNMGLITVDGHFSNEGMEISLKPDLNTLAPSTQPDVDFVLNSGTISANSMTITDTVKILPDFSQGTNANVYKLENVFMTSTGQIISSNGKIPMVSKSLTWEATPKVNDDGNVDIYMHKLAYKDFSDGLWYEEFAQALDEKYAGSAGEAGSIFDKIDLIEEESDFRHVMASLAGNVYANMNQRTDDIARAFDSSLMLMENSKNNTKENVKINVIAGRGRTKEDTDGVVGYDYTTTGVLALREVERTYRHTFGYSLGYLHTGFEFKDGNESEEWVNTVQLGLHNKYDANDWILKNNLIGRVSIHNIDRNIDWPSPTGRSEMNGTYETYSLSSDNTFGKELALGKNTSLTPYGGIKATYITRPTFSESGLESLQVEGNDAWSVKPRAGIELKGSLPLGSAGGWQVKGALDLAYEYELADLNERESARLTKIESNYHDLSKPEDEKGMFRTRAVFGIEAEDRYGIFMTGEYGIGNSEKDEYRVGVTLKAVF, from the coding sequence ATGAAGAACAAGAATAAATTGTTATTATTTTTAGCATTGAATGCAGCGTCGTCTTTTGTAAGTGCAAAAGAAATAGGCTATGATAAAATGTATGATAAAATAACAAAAAATATTACAACTGGAAAATCAAATAATGATTCATATAAACTAATAGAGCGAATACTCGTTCAGAGAAACAGAGAATTAAAAGACTTATATGCACAGGGAGACTACATAGTAAAGCCCGAATATTTAGAATGGCAGATTTTTGCAACAGGCTTTTATGCTGAAAGAGGGAATGGAGATAATACAAGCGGGAATGCAAGATATAATTCAAAGACTGAAGGATACTTTGATGAAAACGGAAAATATGTGTCATCATCTTCAGGGAAGCCGTATAAAGATAAACAGGAACCTAAAACAATAGAATTAGGGATAAGTATACCGTTAAAAGGAATAAACAGAGAGGGACTGCAGGTAAATATAAATCCAAATGTAACTAAGCCGTTAATTTCAGCTATACAGGGAATGAATCCGGTAAATTCATTAGATGTTCCTGTATTGGAATTATTCGAGTTTAATCCGCTAAAGCCTGAAATAATTCCGCTGACTCCGGCTGCAGTATCTATAACACCTCCTAATCTGGCTGTATATAATCACGGACAACCGGATCTGGTATATGGAAGAGATACTAATCTGCCTGCCGGTACATATAAAACAAGCGATCCTCTTAACCTAATCAGCGGGGATGGAGTAGTAGATGCTATTATAGATTATAGCGGTGCCAGCGGAGTCAGAACTTCAGACGCAGCTTCAACAATGATAGTTGATATAGCCGGAAAAAAAGCAGTTTCAATAGATGGAAGTACAGTAGATTTTTATGGTAACGGTACAATGGAATTAAATGCAATAAATACTGCCGGAATAGCTATGGAGAGTAATCCGAGCAGCAGCCCGAAGGCTACAAATGTCGGAACAATTAATGGAAATAATAATAGTCAGGCAGCATTAATTTTTATAAATGAACAATCTTATAGTGCTGATTCATATGCTTTGACAAATAATGGAACTGTAATCATGAATGGGAATAGTTCACTGGGAATGGCAATAAACAGTGCAGCAGGAGGCCATTTAGTAACTGCTGTAAATAATAAAAATATTACAATGAACGGAAGCGGAAGTTATGGTTTGGTTATAATGGCCGGATCAAATCTAAGAGCTGGTTCGTTAATCGAAAATTCTTCAACAGGTAATATAACTATAAAAGAAGAAAATTCCGGCGGTTTAGTTGTTTTATCAGGAGGGGTAAATGCTAAAAATGACGGAGTGATTGATTTAACTTCAACTGCTAAAAATTCGTTTGGTATTTATGCTACTTCGGCTAATACAAATGCGATAGCAAATAATGGAAACATTAATATTGCAGGAGAAAATTCCATAGGTTTGAGATCAGAAGGCGGAACTTTAGTTAGTGGTACAAATGGTGTAGTAGATATTACAGGCGGTTCAGGAAATATCGGGATGTATGCTTCCAGTGGGAGTGTTACAAATAACGGAGAAATAAAAATAACAGGCGGAACTCAGAATAAAGCTTTCTTTATTACAGGTGCAGGAAGTACAGGGACAAGTACTAATAAGGTGGATATTAATGCAGATGAGTCATATGGTGTAATAGTAACAAACGGAGGACAATACACAGGGAGCGGGACATTCTCGATTTCAGGAGATAACTCATATGGATTTGTAGCCAAAGGCGGTACTATAAATGGTGGAAGTTCGCTTACCGCTGATCTTACAGGAGAAAAATCGGTGGCTGTTTATGCAGGAGACAGTACTACTGCAAGTTTAGTTACACTAACAGGCGGAACAATTAATGTCAAGGACGGCGGAGTTAACTTTGGAGCCGGACAGAACGGTACTCTTAATTTAAATAATATGAATTTTACTGTTGGAAGTCAGAGTTTAGGATTTTTTACACAGGACAACGGAAATATAATTATTCAAAATTCAACAGGAACAATTAAAGGCGGAACTACATCAGCAGACAGAGGAACTGCATTTTCAGTAAAAGGAAGCGGTATAGGAGTAACAGAAGTAAATTCAATAGCTGATTTGAGTACATTGTTAACGGCCTCGGGGATAAATCCTACCAATTTGACGTTAACTATGGAGTCAGATTCAAGATTATTGTCACTCTCTGAAGCTTCAGTAAAATTAAGTGTAATAAGCAGTATAAATTCGTCTCCTATTTCATTGCCAGGAGTAACAATAAACGGGAATGACTATAAGACAATGCTGGTATATAAGGGTCTTTTGAATATAGATGAAGAAGTCAATTTAGATGATCCTATGTCTGATTATTCCAGAGTTGAGATGGCAAACAGTACCATATTAAACAACAATGTAATAAAAGGAGCGGGCAATTCACAGCAGGGAATGGCACAGGCAAATGGTGTCGGTCTGCCAAAATCAGTTGTAACATTGACAAATAACGGAACAATTAATCTTGGAGGACAGGAATCTGTGGGAATTTATGCAGATTACGGAATCATAAATAATAATAATACAATAGATACACAAGGAAATAAATCTTTTGGAATATTCGGAGTAAACGGAACAGAAATAACAACTGCTGCAGGAAGTACAATAAAAGCAGGAAACAACGGAGCCGGAATAGTAGCACAGAGCTATATTATAGATAAGCTGACAGGTTTAATAGTAAGTAACGGTTACGGAGACGGAACATTTGAGGTAGATCACAGCGGTGTAATTACTATGTTAGGGACTGACTCATTCGGAATTTTTGCAGATAATAATGATACAAATTCTTTGACTAATATAGCAGCTAGAAAAGTAACATTAAATGCCGGTTCGATGATAGATATGAGCGGAACAGCATCAAAAGGAACAGCACTATATATAAATAAAGGAACTTTGACTACTTCCGGAGACATGAAAGTAGGAAATGAAGGTGTGGGAATCTATGCCAATGACAGTAATGTATCTCTAAACGGAGGAACAATAGATATTATCGGCTCAGATTCTACGGGAATATATCTGGACGGAACTACAACATTAACTGCAACAGGCGGTACAATAAATGTAAAAGGCGATAATGCAACAGTGTTTTTCGTAAATTCACTGGCAACAGCAGCAGGACTGGATAATGTAACGGTAAATGCGGATCCGGGTCTGAAAATAACACTGGCTAATGTAAAAAATAATAATTTTACATATAACGGAGCATTAAATAATGCAGGAAAAGATTCAGTATTAATAGCAGGAGATAATTCAACGATAGTATTTGGTACAGGAGCTGTAATAAATTCTACATCAGAGAATGTCGCAGGAATGTCAGCCAAAGGCGGAAGTGCTGTAAATAAAGGCACACTGACTTTAACAGGAACGAATTCAATAGGAATCTATGCTGAAAATGCCGGCTCATCAAATGAAGGAAATATAATTCTGGGATCAAGCGGAGTAGGTATATATAATGAGAACGGAACAGCAAGTAATATATCCGGTAAAATAGAAATGGGTAATAACGGGGTAGGAATATTTGGTTCTGACTCTGCAGCTATAAATAATGATGCATTGATAAGCAGTATCGGAAATTCGGCAATAGGTATCTATGCAGATGGAAATACAGCAGGAACAACAATAACAAATGATTATTTAGGGAAGATAGATATATCAGGAGAAAATGCAATAGGAATTTATACTGCAGGGACAACAGCAAAAACTGTGATAAATAACGGAGAAATAAAAGTAGGAAATTCATCTGATGCAAGTAATCCAAGTATAGGAATATATAATAATATTTTAGGAAGTACAATCCAAAATAATGGTGTTCTGACTTTAGGAACGAATTCCCTCGGAATATTTGATAAAGGCGGATCAGTAACAGAAAATGGTACATTAAATGTAGGAAGCATGGGTACCGGAATACTCTCAGAAAACGGAACTGTTAATATAACAACATCTTCGGTAATGAATATAACCGGAACAGATGCAATAGGAGTTTATGGGAAAAATAATGCAGCTGTAACAAATGCTTCATCTGGAATAACATTAGGCGATGGAAGTTACGGATTTGTACTGGAAACAGGATCTGGTCTCACAAATACAGGATCAATAACATTGGGAGACAGCAGTATCTTTGTTTACGGAAACGGAGCAGGAATAATAACAAGCTCAAATACAGCATCAATAACAGCTTCAGGATCTGAAAATGTAGTATTTTATACTGTAAACGGCGGAACAATAAAGAATGATTCATCAATAACAGCTGATACAGGAATAGGAAATATAGGTATTTATAATAACGGAGGAAGCATAGAAAACAATGGTAATATTTCATTGGGAGATTCACTGCTGTTTAAAAATAACGGAGTAATAGACCCTGATCAGAGTAAATATTCCGTGGGAATATATGCTGAAGGCTCGACGGTATTAAATACAGGGAATATATCTTTAGGAGCAGATGCAGTAGGAATATATGTGAAAGATAATACAGTCATGGCTGTGAATCATGGGAATATAACTGCCGGAACTTCATCAGCACCAAAGGCCGGAGCAATAGGAATATTCGCAGAGGGCGGAGCAGGAATAGAAAACTTCGGGAATATAACATTATATGGTGATAATTCTATAGGTATTGCCGGAAAAAATGCCGCAAATATCATAAATCACGGAATAATAACTGTATCAGGAAATGAAGCAGTGGGAATTTACGGAACTTTGAATACATCAGTAGAGAATAAAGGAACAATAAATATATCAGGTACTGACAGTGTTGGAATAATGGCTCCAAACGGGAAGATAATAAATGAAGGAACTATTAATTATACTAACGGAGCCTTTGCAGTAAAAGAGCAGGACAGCTATCCTCTCCCAGAGCTTGTAAATATGGGGTTAATTACAGTTGACGGTCATTTTAGCAATGAGGGAATGGAGATATCATTAAAGCCGGATTTGAATACACTTGCTCCATCGACACAGCCTGATGTAGATTTTGTACTAAACAGCGGAACAATATCTGCAAATAGTATGACAATAACAGATACGGTAAAAATACTTCCTGATTTTTCACAGGGAACAAATGCTAATGTTTATAAACTGGAAAATGTATTCATGACAAGCACGGGACAGATCATTTCTTCTAACGGGAAGATACCGATGGTAAGTAAATCACTGACATGGGAAGCAACGCCGAAAGTAAATGATGACGGAAATGTGGATATTTATATGCATAAATTAGCTTATAAGGATTTTTCGGACGGACTGTGGTATGAGGAGTTTGCACAGGCACTGGATGAAAAATATGCAGGTTCAGCGGGAGAAGCCGGAAGTATATTTGATAAAATTGACTTGATAGAGGAAGAAAGCGATTTTAGACATGTAATGGCAAGTCTTGCAGGGAATGTTTATGCTAATATGAATCAGAGAACAGATGATATAGCAAGAGCTTTTGACAGTTCATTAATGTTAATGGAAAATTCAAAAAACAATACAAAAGAAAATGTGAAAATAAATGTAATAGCGGGCAGAGGAAGAACAAAAGAAGATACAGACGGAGTAGTCGGCTATGATTATACAACAACAGGAGTTCTGGCATTAAGAGAAGTAGAAAGAACTTACAGACATACATTCGGATATTCACTTGGATATCTGCATACAGGTTTTGAATTTAAAGACGGAAATGAAAGTGAAGAATGGGTAAATACAGTTCAGCTGGGATTACACAATAAATATGATGCCAATGACTGGATTTTGAAAAATAACTTAATCGGAAGAGTGAGCATACATAATATAGACAGAAACATAGACTGGCCTTCGCCTACAGGAAGATCAGAAATGAACGGAACATATGAAACATATTCATTATCTTCTGATAATACATTCGGAAAAGAGCTGGCTTTAGGAAAAAATACAAGTCTGACACCATATGGAGGAATAAAAGCAACATATATTACAAGACCAACATTTAGTGAAAGCGGTCTGGAATCATTACAGGTAGAAGGAAATGATGCATGGAGTGTAAAACCCAGAGCAGGTATTGAGCTGAAAGGATCACTGCCTTTAGGTTCTGCAGGCGGATGGCAGGTGAAAGGAGCTTTGGATCTGGCATATGAGTATGAACTGGCAGATCTGAACGAAAGAGAAAGTGCAAGATTAACAAAGATAGAAAGTAATTATCATGATTTATCAAAGCCTGAGGATGAAAAAGGTATGTTCAGAACAAGAGCAGTATTTGGAATAGAAGCAGAGGACAGATACGGTATATTTATGACAGGGGAATATGGTATAGGAAATAGTGAAAAAGATGAATACAGAGTAGGAGTAACATTAAAAGCAGTATTTTAA